In Erigeron canadensis isolate Cc75 chromosome 6, C_canadensis_v1, whole genome shotgun sequence, the following are encoded in one genomic region:
- the LOC122605909 gene encoding actin-related protein 7, giving the protein MEAVVIDAGSKLLKAGFAVPDQPPSMVIPTQMKVMNEDGSMPDSPSLVANTVDPVVRGFVKDWDAMEDLLHHVLYNGLGWEIGNEGQILFADPLLTPKAVREQLVQLMFETFNISGFYASEQAVLSLYAIGRISGCTVDIGHGKIDIAPVIEGAVQHVASRRIEIGGADLTKLFAQELAKSNPSIKLDLSEVERLKEQYACCAKDDLAYEKTLQSCEEEQHTLPDGQVISIKRERFTVGEALFQPSILGLESHGIVEQLVDILSAVTSENNRQLLENTVLCGGTVSMAGFEDRFQSEASLFSSSIRPSLVKAPEYMPENLSMYSAWVGGAILAKVVFPQNQHITKADYDESGPSVVHRKCF; this is encoded by the exons ATGGAGGCAGTGGTGATTGATGCCGGCTCAAAGCTTTTGAAAGCGGGTTTCGCGGTTCCTGATCAACCTCCTTCTATG GTTATTCCGACTCAAATGAAAGTGATGAATGAAGATGGATCAATGCCTGATTCTCCATCGCTAGTGGCTAACACTGTTGATCCAGTTGTACGAGGGTTTGTTAAAGATTGGGATGCTATGGAGGATCTCCTGCACCATGTTCTTTACAATGGTTTAGGATGGGAAATTGGTAATGAAGGTCAAATTTTGTTTGCGGATCCTCTGTTAACCCCCAAG GCTGTGAGAGAGCAGTTGGTGCAGTTGATGTTTGAAACGTTTAACATATCAGGCTTCTATGCTTCAGAGCAAGCAGTGTTATCACTCTATGCAATAGGACGCATTTCGGGGTGCACAGTTGATATCGGTCATGGAAAAATAG ATATTGCTCCAGTAATTGAAGGTGCGGTTCAGCATGTAGCTTCACGAAGAATAGAAATTGGGGGTGCTGATTTGACAAAGCTGTTTGCACAAGAGCTTGCAAAGTCCAATCCATCGATAAAGCTTGATCTGTCTGAAGTTGAGAGACTAAAAGAGCAGTATGCATGCTGTGCCAAGGATGATCTTGCTTATGAGAAGACATTGCAATCATGCGAGGAGGAGCAACATACTTTGCCTGATGGACAG GTGATCTCCATAAAAAGAGAAAGGTTTACGGTGGGAGAGGCATTGTTCCAACCATCTATTTTGGGTTTGGAATCTCATGGTATTGTTGAGCAGCTTGTCGACATACTCTCAGCGGTAACATCTGAGAATAATCGTCAGCTGTTGGAGAACACTGTTCTCTGTGGTGGAACAGTTTCCATGGCAG GTTTTGAAGATAGGTTTCAAAGCGAGGCTAGCCTTTTCTCATCTTCCATACGCCCTTCTTTGGTTAAG GCCCCAGAGTACATGCCAGAGAACTTATCCATGTATTCAGCATGGGTGGGTGGTGCCATACTTGCCAAGGTTGTATTTCCTCAAAATCAACATATAACCAAGGCAGATTATGATGAATCTGGACCATCCGTTGTCCACCGCAAATGCTTCTAG
- the LOC122603976 gene encoding NPC intracellular cholesterol transporter 1-like, which translates to MKLSFFRLYTTLVCFQVLLFISICSAERSDSRILQTTNDTLREKHVENYCAMHDICGARSDGKVVNCPFGAPSVKPDDLLSAKIQSLCPTISGNICCTEAQFDTLHSQVQQAIPFLVGCPACLRNFLNLFCELTCSPHQSQFINVTSISKLKNNSTVGSIDYFVTDTFGAGLFDSCKDVKFGSMNSRAIEFVGNGAKNFKEWYAFIGRKAGFQIPGSPYPINFRSDVDMSSGMKPMNVTTYSCGDTSLGCSCGDCPSAPICSSSSPPSSHVKGSCSVRIGSLKVRCIEISLAIVYILLASLFLWWGLYHKRGARNPALRTKSMMNVNNGGQVQQVRGKKDKNIPMQMLEDNPQITSGVQLSPVQRYMANKFRLYGTWVAKNANLVLFSSLSIVLLLSLGLIRFKVETRPEKLWVGHGSRAAAEKEYFDSHLAPFYRIEQLLLATKPQAAHEKPPTIVTEENIKLLFHIQEKVDGVRANYSGSLVSLTDICMKPLGGACATQSILQYFKMDPKNYDNFGGVDHAEYCFQHYTSDENCLSAFKGPLEPSTALGGFSGNNYSEASAFIITYPVNNVIDKESNETKRAIAWEKAFIQLVKNELLEMVESKNLTLSYSSESSIEEELKRESSADVVTILISYLVMFAYISLALGDTPRFTSFYISSKVLLGLSGVILVMLSVTASVGFFSAIGVKSTLIIMEVIPFLVLAVGVDNMCILVHAVKRQQVELPLEGRISNALAEVGPSITLASLSEFLAFAVGSFIPMPACRVFSMFAALAILLDFLLQVTAFVALIVFDFLRAEDQRIDCFPCIRVRGSLADSDDGNNQRKSGLLTRYMKEVHAPILGVWGVKLVVIVIFVALSLASIALCTRIQPGLEQQIVLPRDSYLQGYFNNVSEYLRIGAPLYFVVKNYNYSSESSQTNQLCSINHCDSNSLLNEISKASVVPTSSYIAKPAASWLDDFLVWVSPEAFGCCRKFTNATYCPPDDQPPCCTSSDGSCTVNSVCKDCTTCFRHSDFQNDRPTTTQFKEKLPWFLSSLPSADCAKGGHGAYTNSVELNGFENGVIQASSFRTYHTPLNKQADFVNSMRAAREFSSRVSKSLQIEVFPYSVFYMFFEQYLDIWKTALVSLAVAVGAVFIVCLVITCSIWSSGIIVLVLVMILVDLLGVMAILDIQLNAVSVVNLVMSVGISVEFCVHITHAFLVSSGDRDQRTKEALGTMGASVFSGITITKLVGVIVLCFSRTEIFVVYYFQMYLALVLLGFLHGLIFLPVVLSMFGPPSRRVLVERKDHNNSFASPSL; encoded by the exons ATGAAGCTATCTTTTTTCCGGCTTTACACAACATTGGTTTGTTTTCAg GTCTTGTTGTTTATATCTATATGCAGTGCAGAAAGGTCTGATTCACGAATACTACAGACTACCAATGACACGTTGAG GGAAAAACATGTTGAAAACTATTGTGCAATGCATGATATATGTGGAGCAAGAAGTGACGGGAAAGTAGTGAACTGCCCTTTTGGTGCTCCATCTGTAAAG CCAGATGATTTATTATCAGCCAAGATTCAGAGTCTGTGTCCAACAATTTCAGGGAACATCTGTTGTACAGAGGCTCAGTTTGATACATTGCATTCACAAGTCCAACAA GCGATACCTTTTTTAGTTGGTTGTCCAGCATGCTTAAGAAATTTTCTGAATCTCTTTTGTGAGCTTACATGCTCTCCACATCAGAGCCAGTTCATCAATGTGACTTCTATTTCCAAG TTGAAGAATAATTCAACTGTGGGTTCGATTGACTACTTCGTAACTGACACTTTTGGAGCGGGTTTATTCGATTCATGCAAGGATGTGAAGTTTGGTAGTATGAATTCTCGGGCAATTGAGTTTGTTGGTAATGGAGCTAAGAATTTCAAAG AGTGGTATGCTTTCATTGGTCGAAAAGCAGGCTTTCAGATTCCAGGATCGCCCTATCCAATTAATTTTCGGTCCGACGTTGACATGTCAAGCGGAATGAAACCTATGAATGTCACTACTTATTCATGTGGTGACACATCACTAGGCTGTTCTTGTGGTGATTGTCCTTCAGCTCCTATATGTTCTAGTTCCTCCCCTCCATCATCTCATGTAAAGGGTTCTTGCTCAGTGAGGATTGGCTCTCTAAAG GTGAGATGCATTGAAATATCACTAGCGATAGTATACATTTTATTGGCTTCCTTGTTTCTTTGGTGGGGATTGTACCATAAAAGAGGAGCAAGGAACCCAGCTTTGAGAACTAAATCAATGATGAATGTGAATAACGGTGGTCAAGTACAGCAGGTCCGTGGCAAAAAGGATAAGAATATTCCCATGCAG ATGTTGGAGGATAACCCTCAAATCACAAGTGGGGTCCAGCTTTCACCTGTGCAAAGATACATGGCAAATAAATTCAG GTTATATGGAACATGGGTTGCTAAAAATGCAAATCTTGTCTTATTCTCTTCATTGTCTATTGTCCTTCTTCTTAGTTTAGGCTTAATTCGTTTTAAAGTAGAGACACGGCCTGAGAAG CTTTGGGTAGGCCATGGGAGTAGAGCTGCAGCAGAGAAAGAATACTTTGATAGCCACCTGGCACCTTTCTACAGAATCGAGCAG CTCCTATTGGCAACCAAACCTCAGGCTGCACATGAGAAACCGCCTACTATTGTCACTGAGGAAAATATCAAGTTGCTTTTTCATATACAAGAGAag GTTGATGGAGTTCGAGCAAATTATAGTGGATCGTTGGTTTCTTTGACGGACATATGCATGAAACCTCTAGGCGGGGCTTGTGCCACACAAAGTATTCTCCAG TATTTCAAAATGGATCCTAAAAACTATGACAACTTTGGGGGCGTTGACCATGCTGAATACTGCTTTCAG CATTATACTTCTGATGAGAATTGTTTGAGCGCATTCAAAGGACCACTAGAACCCAGCACAGCATTAGGAGGTTTCTCTGGTAACAATTACTCTGAG GCTTCTGCATTTATTATAACTTATCCCGTGAACAACGTAATTGATAAAGAAAGCAATGAAACCAAAAGGGCTATTGCTTGGGAGAAGGCTTTCATTCAGTTGGTCAAg AATGAGCTCCTAGAAATGGTGGAATCCAAGAATTTGACACTATCCTATTCCTCTGAAAGTTCTATCGAAGAAGAACTGAAAAGAGAAAGTAGTGCTGATGTTGTTACAATTTTG ATAAGCTACCTTGTAATGTTTGCTTATATATCCTTGGCATTGGGTGACACTCCTCGCTTCACTTCCTTCTATATTTCTTCCAAG GTATTGCTAGGCCTTTCTGGAGTAATACTTGTCATGCTGTCTGTTACTGCATCAGTTGGTTTTTTCAGTGCAATTGGAGTAAAATCTACACTTATCATCATGGAAGTCATCCCTTTTCTTGTTCTGGCT GTGGGGGTAGACAACATGTGTATTCTGGTACATGCAGTTAAACGGCAGCAGGTGGAGTTGCCTTTAGAAGGTCGAATAAGTAATGCACTTGCTGAAGTTGGTCCATCTATAACTCTAGCTAGTTTATCTGAGTTTTTAGCATTTGCTGTTGGAAGCTTTATTCCTATGCCAGCATGTCGGGTGTTTTCCATGTTTGCAG CACTGGCTATTCTCTTAGACTTCCTTCTGCAAGTTACTGCATTTGTCGctttaattgtttttgattttctaaGAGCCGAGGACCAAAGGATTGATTGTTTTCCTTGTATCAGAGTCCGTGGTTCACTTGCTGATAGCGATGACG GTAACAATCAGAGAAAATCTGGATTACTTACTCGATATATGAAG GAGGTTCATGCACCCATTCTAGGTGTATGGGGGGTCAAATTGGTTGTCATTGTAATTTTTGTTGCATTATCACTCGCCAGCATT GCATTATGTACAAGAATTCAACCTGGTTTGGAACAACAAATAGTTCTGCCTCGAGACTCATATCTTCAAGGTTACTTCAATAATGTCTCGGAGTATCTCAGAATTGGTGCACCTCTATATTTTGTAGTGAAAAACTATAATTACAG TTCAGAATCAAGCCAGACGAATCAATTGTGCTCTATCAACCATTGTGATTCCAACTCCCTTTTAAATGAA ATATCAAAAGCGTCTGTGGTACCTACGTCAAGCTACATAGCTAAACCTGCTGCTTCATGGCTTGATGACTTTCTTGTTTGGGTATCTCCAGAAGCTTTTGGCTGCTGCCGGAAGTTCACTAATGCAACTTATTGTCCTCCTGATGATCAG CCTCCCTGTTGTACTTCAAGTGATGGTTCCTGTACTGTAAACAGCGTTTGCAAGGACTGTACCACG TGTTTTCGTCACTCAGATTTCCAAAATGATCGTCCAACTACGACACAATTCAAGGAGAAGCTTCCGTGGTTCCTCAGTTCTTTGCCTTCTGCTGATTGTGCAAAAGGTGGCCATGGGGCTTACACCAACAGTGTAGAACTCAACG GCTTTGAGAATGGTGTTATTCAAGCATCTTCATTCCGTACGTATCACACTCCTCTAAACAAGCAG GCTGATTTTGTCAACTCAATGAGGGCTGCACGAGAATTTAGTTCAAGGGTCTCCAAATCCTTACAG ATTGAGGTGTTTCCTTATTCCGTATTTTACATGTTCTTCGAGCAATATCTTGACATATGGAAGACGGCACTAGTCAGTCTTGCAGTAGCTGTTG GTGCCGTGTTTATTGTCTGCCTGGTGATTACTTGTAG CATATGGAGCTCGGGTATAATTGTACTAGTGCTGGTGATGATTCTTGTGGATCTCCTG GGAGTTATGGCTATTTTAGACATCCAACTAAATGCTGTGTCTGTCGTAAACCTCGTGATGTCAGTGGGTATTTCTGTGGAGTTTTGTGTACATATAACACATGCTTTCTTG GTTAGTAGCGGAGATAGAGATCAACGAACGAAGGAGGCTTTGGGTACAATGGGTGCTTCAGTTTTCAG TGGCATAACAATTACAAAACTAGTAGGAGTAATCGTCCTTTGCTTCTCAAGGACAGAAATCTTTGTG GTTTACTACTTTCAAATGTACCTGGCCTTGGTCCTTCTGGGTTTCTTGCATGGACTAATTTTCTTACCT GTGGTGCTAAGCATGTTTGGGCCGCCTTCTAGACGAGTTCTAGTTGAGAGGAAAGATCATAACAATTCTTTTGCTTCACCATCATTATAA